The following nucleotide sequence is from Coffea eugenioides isolate CCC68of chromosome 3, Ceug_1.0, whole genome shotgun sequence.
CGGCTGAAAGCTGGCAAAGCATCTTGTATACTTGAAGAAGGAATATTGGAGATTCCAAtgaagggcatttttggaacaagAAGTAAAGAAACAAGTAGAAAAACACATTATTGAAGAAAAATGAGGTGTGAAAAAAAAGATAGAGAAGACAAAATAAAgaacttttcttccttttctctctAGCTTAGCATAGATATAATGTTAGATCTAGTTTTCATTGCTATTGAAGAACTTGAAGAACTCTTGATGTATTAAAGGATTTTTGATGGAAATGAGGATGATGGAGCTTGACGATCATGTTTCTTTATTTGAATGAGTATTTCTTCCTCTTTAGTCTTTTTATTTGTCTTACTAATGTTTTGTTACATTAGAGATATGAGTTTTGTTGTTAAATCTACCATGTCTAGCTAAATTTTTTTGTTCTAGGGATAGATGAAACTATTTGTGCCTTGATTATCGTTGAATGGAGTTGATTATTGCTACATCTTGTACTTgctatttcatttattcatgaTTTAACACTTGTGAATGTTTGATCATCATTTACAAGCCATTTTAGTTGTTGTTAATTTATGAAAATAGTTGACAATaatgaaaaatgaataaatggaACCTAAGAAGTAGACACACGAAAGTAGTGGTGCACTTAGGTGGATGTTTATTACATTTTTAGTGCTAGATCTGGTTTATACTTGAGATTTTATCATGAAAGTAGGGAAACCCTAGTGTAGAATATGTTTGGTTCATTAGCGAAAACAAGTTCCGATGGCTTGAGTGAAATGTACCCTTACCAAGACAAGAGTATGTGTGATAATTAGCTAATTCATCCATGATTAGGTACTTTTAGTGGATTCTATACCCTAGAACATTAGTGTTTAGTTGAGTTACTTCGAGTTATTAACTTGTATTGTATTACATTAGCATTTAGCTAATTAAACTAGTTAAAATTCTTGATAAGTTTAAATAATAGAGTGAGCAAAAAGTCTTAGTAATTCATAGCTGATTTTCCTGTGGGATCGATCCTAATTTCCTTATATACTACAATTCACGACCCATGCACTTACAGTTAACGAGGGATTAGGTTAAAATTTAGAGCACAGGTATAGTCCTCGTCAAGTTTTTGGTGTCATAGCTAGAGAATGATGGTAATATTAAGGCTAAGTGAGCTTTATCAATCTAAACATTGTGTTATATTGTGAATATCTTTTATTTAGTAGATAGAGTAGTTATTTATTTTGCTTcactttgtttgttttgttgtgataaaattttttgtattttgatcTTTGTGGTGCTTGCACCACGCTCTACGCTCAACAATTCCATTGGATCCAGAAATTGAAAGGGCTCTAAGGCGACAACAAAGGCAAGCAATACCAAAAACTGTGGAAATTCAAGGAGAAGGAGAAGTAACAATTGAACTCCCACCAATTGAACCTATGACTGAAGAAATGGATAGAAGAGCATTACGGACTTCGCGTTACCAGGAGGTGATGGTTTGCAAACAAACATAGTGAGACCTACAGTAAATGttaataattttgagattaaaccatctcTTATACAAATGGTGCAATAATCTCACTATGGAGGTAATGCTACCGAAGATCTAAATTCTCATTTGTCCATATTCTtagaaatttgtgatacaataaAGTTTAACGGTGTTAATGATGATGCAATTAAGTTTAGATTGTTTCCATTCTCACTAAAGGACAAAACCAAGGTTTCGTTACAATCTCATTTTCCAAATACTTTTACCACTTGGGCGGAGTTATCTAAAACTTTTCTTAATAAGTTCTTTCCACTTGACAAAACTGCTAAATTTCGTATGGATATAACTAGTTTCTCTCAACAGGAAGGAGAGATATTGTACGAAACTTGGGAGCGTTATCGGGAATTACAATGAAGACATCCCCATCATGGTCACCCCGATTGACTCATAGTCCAAACATTTTACAATGGACTCACTTATCTAACGAAGACACATGTAGATGCAGCAGCGAGAGGAGTTTTGATGGGTAAGTTGACCGAGAAAACTCAACAATTAATTGAAGAAATAGTTGCCAATAATTACCAATGGTTCGATGAACGAGATAATACAAAGAGACCCGCAAGTATGCTTGAAGTAGTTACATTGAATATGTTAAGTGCAAAAATGGATAATGTGGTTAAGATACTTAATAagcaaattggttttagttctAACTAAGGAGTAATTGTTGCGTGTTGTACTATCTGTGGAGGAGATCATAATGATTCTGTATGTGCGAGCATTGACAGGTTTAATATCTCAACAATTATAACCGTCCACTCCAAAACAATCCATACTCCAATACTTATAATTTGGGGTGGTGAAAtaatccaaactttggatggaaggATCAACTGAACCAACCAAGACCAACGAATCCACCGAACTTttaaccaaaataaccacttATGAAATCTAAACTggcttgggagttggcaattgagaAGCTAGCAAATGCATCCAATagtaaaattgaaaagttagctaGCGCCACTACTTAACGGTTTGAAAGAATTGATGGTAGGATTGACCAACTCACAAATATGTATAGGAATATTGAAGTTCAATTAGGCCAAATAGCCAATGCTATCAACAATAGGAACCAAGGGGAGTTACCTAGTAAAATTCAGATGAATCTAAGGGAGCATATGAAGGGTATAACCCTCTGTAGTGGTAAGGAATTGAGTGAGCCACCTGTTGTTGAGAGAATGAGagaagatgagagtaaaaaaaaacaagtagGGGAGTGAGCTATttgaagagagaaagaaaagtaaatggaAAGATAAAATGGAAGTGATCGAGCCATCGAGGGCTGAGATGATGTCAATTTCTCCACCAGTTCCATTTCCATATAGATTGAAGCCATCAAGAGTTGACAAAGAATTTGAGAAATTTGTCAACATTTTTAAACAATTACATATTAACATTCCATTTGTTGATGCTATTTTGCATACTCCTTCGTACGTAAAGTTTTTCAAGAAGATAATGACAAAGAAGAGGAAATTAGAGGATACCGAGACTATTGTATTAATAGAGAAATGTAGTGCATCATACAAAACAAATTGCCATCAAAGTTGAAAGATCCGAGGAGTTTCACGATTTCTTGCACTATTGGTAATGTAGAGTTCTCTAAAGCACTATGTGATCTTGATACTAGTGTTTCATTGATTCCTTTAACTGTAGTTAGACAATTGGGGttgaaagaattaaaatgtACTAACATCTCTTTACAGTTGGCTGACAGGTCTATTAGACATCCCTTGAATACATTGAAAAATGTGCTTATTAAAgtataaaaatttatcattctcattatttttgttgttttagatATGAAGGAGGATGTTAATATATCCATTATCTTTGATAGACCATTTCTAACCACTGCAGGTACTATAATAGATATTAAACGTGGTAAATTCAACTTCCAAATCAATGAAGAGGAGGTAGAGTTTGATTTCAGTAAAGTAGAGAAGTATCCCTCTTTTACCGATCATGTTTATTCCATTGGCATATGTGCTGAATTGACACTAGAGATGAGTCGAGTTAATCTTGACTATGACTCTCTTGAACTTTGTCTCAATGCTGTAGGATTATAAGATGAAAAAGTAGAAGAAATAACTCATTATTTGTAGGCACATGTCTcttataaaaggaaaaatgcatacAAAGATTTCGGGATGACCAAAGGGCTTCCTCCACCATCTTATGAGCAAACTCCATGGCTTGAGTTTAAGCCGCTTCCCAATCACCTCAAGTAtgtatttcttgaaaaaaaaagagacattACCGATGATTGTCAATGCCACCCTTGATGAGGAGCAACTTGACAAACTTTTACGAGTTTTAAGGAAGCATCCAAAGGTTTTAGGATGGACATTTTCGACATCAAGGGCATTAGTCCAATCATTTATATGCATCGGATTTTATTGGAAGAAGATGCTAAGCCAGTGGttgaaatcaataaaagttaAATCCCAATATAAAAGAAGTGGTAAGGGTAGAAATCCTTAAATGACTTGATGCAGGTATAATTTTTCAATCTCTGATAGTGTTTGAATTGTTCCTATTCATGTTGTGCCTCAAAATGGAGGAATAACTATAGTATGTGCTAAAAATAATGAAATGATTCCTTCTAGACTTCTAGTTGGATGGAGAGTTTGTATTGATTATAGAAAATTCAATGCGGCTACTAGAAAagatcattttttttcttccttttgttgattaaattataaaaaGATTGGCGAAATatgacttttattattttttggatagtttttcaggatataatcaaatagTCATTGCACTAGAGGATTAAGAGAAAACTACATTTATTTGTCCCTACGGCACCTTTGCATTTCAAAGAATGCCTTTTGGATCGTGCAATGCATCTGCTACTTTCCAATGATGCATGATggtaatttttttcaattgtaatgagaaaatcatgaaaatttttatgGATGACTTCTCTGTAGTTGGATCTACTTATAATCATTGCCTTAACAATTTGGATCTAATTTTGTAGAGATGTGAAGAGACAAATCTTGTACTCAATTGGAAAAAATGTCACTTGATGATTTGTAAGAGTATCGTTCTAGGCCATAAGATTTCTTCAAAAGATATTGAGGTGGATCAAGCAAAAGTGGAAGTGATTGAGAGAATGCCTCCACCAACCAATGTGAAAGGTATTTGAAACTTTCTTGAACATGCGGGGTTCTATCAGGGATTTATAAGGGGTTTTCCAAAATTACTAAGCCTCTATGTGATTTACTTGCCAAAGATGGTCCTTTTCACTTTAATGATGagtgtttatttgcttttaatAGGTTGAAAAAGGAATTTATTTTCGCACCCATAATAACATCACCAGATTGAAGTTTACCGTTTTAATTGATGTGTGATACTAGTGATTTTACGGTGGGAGCTGTTCTTGGACAAAAGTATGATAAGAgattttatgtcatttactaTGCAAGTAAAATGCTCAATGAGATTCAAATCAATTATGCGGCAACAAAAAAAGAGTTGCTTGCAGTGATATTTGCATTAGATAAGTTTAGATCTTATCTAGTGGGATCTAAAGTCATTGTCTACACCGATCATGCGATTCTTAAATATCTTTTAAATAAGAAAGATGCAAAGTCTCGACTAATTCGATGGATTTTATTATTGCAGAAAtttgatttggaaatcaaaaataaaaagggaTCTGAGAATCTAGTTGTAGATTATCTTTCTAGACTGAAGAACACCCTACAAGAAGACCAAATTCCTATTAAAGAAGAGTTTCCAGATGAGTTCTTATTGGCTGTTCAAAAGTCACCATAGTATGCCGATTTAATCAATTTTGTGGTTAGTGAAGTGCTATCAAGTGATTTGAATAGCATTTCAGCTTCAAATACATGTTATTATCGAATACATATTAATCTACGTCATTATTACAGGGTACCCTTGACTGCAAAGCAATAGAGGAAAGCATTAACAGCTCCATGATTGTTTGCTTCGTCAAAAAACCAAACAATCATATGCAATGACGGAGCCAGAGGGGCTTATGGGGGCCATAGCTCCCCAAGTTTTGAAATTTGTAATTTATAGTGTGTAAATATATATGTGTAAAACAAAGTTGACCAGtcctaattttttacaattttagtttatattatgagagtttatatatatgtgtgtgtgtgtgtgtgtgtgtgaattagctacctttgaattaatttttctctaaaaaatttatttattttttatatgtctttataattaaagttaatatttgatgtttttaaatgtcatatatttaaatggatggaaattattttgaacatagtatattaaaaaaattttgttagaaaaattttggctcccctagaaaaaaaaatcctagcTCCGTCGCTACCATATCCATCATCCTTACTGAAAAGTATACAGCCATTATAGCGCACAAGCTGAACTTGGGAGAAATTGAAGCCAAAGgactaccacaaatatattCTGATGCTAAGAGTTCAAGAGCAGCAGAAACAGCAACAATGCATGCTAAGTCGACAACAGTACCAACTGAAAACACTACAACTTCATCTGGAGGTCATGACAACAAACTTGAGACAGAACTCCTCACTACACTGAAAATAACAAAAACCCCtaccaagaaacaaaagaccaCTGCTgaaaaagtgaaggaaaaagacGACATGGCCAAACAGAATTAATAGCCACTAATTCCTTCACCTTTTTGCCAGCCAGCACACTTttgcagattcaatgatctAAACTCCAGCTCTTAAGCCATAGTTTTTGCAATGTATATTTTGGAGATTCACTGATGTCCACTGAGGTTCTTAACTGCCAACTTTTGACATCTATAAACAATAGATGTAAAACACTTTTGCTATCATAACAATGCCATCCTATTAACCAACACTCAAATGTTGTTACCATCCCAAATTCACTCATCTCAACTACAACTCTTCTAACAATATGAATTTCCTCATTCTTATTAAATGTTTCCTGATTCATATTAAATATAATCCAAAACTTTCCTCCTCAATTTCTTAACAAAATCAACCTTTACATATATGCACAGGCACCACCGTCCGCGCATCGCGCGGATACCACCCCAAGAGTATAGATATGATGATCCCTTGACCTAGGTTCAATTCTTTCAATGAACTGAGTACAACTTCCTTGTTTGGATGATTGGGATTTCTTGCTaaatgattttgaaaaaatcTCTTAAGCAGTCCTCCACCATGCACCTTTGTGTCTAAGAAACGCACTTATTTAGTAAGTGCTACAATAACATTCAAAAAACACGTTTAAAATAGAAATTTCAAGGTGGATAGTTTAAGATCGGATTTTGTATTAGGGAAAAACGTATTAGAAATTTTCAAGTCCGTAGGGTACAGTTGGAGGGGAAGAAAGGAATTTGGCAAAGTTTAGCTCAAAGAGAAGCTTGCTCGTAAACTATTTGAATAATAAACTTTTGATCCCTCATCTATATCATGTATCAATTTGTCCCTTGAACATTAAAAGGCACCAAAGTCAAATACTTTGGTTCATTCATTACTATTGTTATAGCAGACAGAATGAACAATATTTTGTCCACTAGAAATGAAGACATAATCCAGTCAAACTCACAAAATATAACCCAAGTCAAGCTAGgtattttttttgcaaatatCATATCAATAAGGCAAAATGGCCAATTTCATCCTTAAACTTTGTTGTGAGTGCCAATTTAGCCCCTAAGTTTtatttctaatcaatttgatacCTGAACTTATTTTGCAGTTTCAATTAAGGACTTCTGCGGTGGCACCACTACCAAAAACCAATCTGGCTCCtaattgactaattaactaatgGTATTATAGGAATGTCATTCACGAGACCgtaacaaaacaaataaattgtATAAAAATCATCAGATAAAAGTTTTAAATTGTGTAAAAAATCGCAAGATAAAACTTTTTTAAAGTTTAATCTTGTTATTTTTTACacgatttacttgatttataATATTCTAATGAGTGATGTTCTCAAAGTACCCTTATTTAGTTGGTCAATTAGGAGTTAGATCGGTTTTAGGTGATGGCACCACCACGAAAGTCCTTAATTGGAACCGCAACGTAAGTTCACAAATCAATTCATCTAAGAATAAAAGTTAGGGGTTGAATCAATACTAGGGAAAAGGTTTATGGACGAATTGGCTATTTTCCCTATCAAGATAGACTTTTTGGGAATTTTGacaaaataataaataactAGGATAATTGCACATAGGTCTGTCAATTAGGCCATCTGAATCGAACTTTTAGGGAATTTTGacaaaataataaataactAAGATAACTGCACATAGGTCTATCAATTAGGCCATCTGAATCGGACTTTAACAAGATTAGATTTGATTCATACAGTTAGTACCACTTTTGAGTTTTCGATTATAAGTTTCGAGTTGATAAATGTGAATCTCATATTTGACTTATAAAATATTCAAGCTGTGAGTCTAATTCCAGTTTAGTTCAAACTCACTTATTGCTCCTTAATTTCTTGAATATAAgtactataactattaagttctAAAGCTAATTTAACATCCACAAGACCACAACATTAAAACTATGCACGAACCAGTAACAGttcattaaaaaatatataaaccaagaatttttcaacaataatatAGCCAGTTAGTTCAAAGTATATGGAAAATAGTAATAAAAACATGGTCAACAGTCAATACATCTTCAAAGGTCCTCAATTTGCTTATCCCAAGATTTGTCCTTCTAAATCTTTTGatataattttgtatatttaatatttcatatatatattaatatattttgacGCATAACTCATAAGTATaaagtattattattatatatttagatatataattatatatcaaaatatgaatatattgtatataattatatatatagatgCAAATTAAAGAGTCGGACCTATATTATGTTTGAGTCTAATAAGACCTAAACTTGACTCACATTTAATTCGAACCTAATATTTAGGTCCAAAGTAAGCCTAATTCAATGAAAGATTATGCTCATCGAACTTTTTTTGGGGCCAAACAAGTCGAGATCGAATTGGCCTAACCCCATTAAAAGTCCTAACTGcagatatatatatgtttgtcctctatatatatatatgatgatCTCTCGACCTAGGTTCAATTTTTTCAATGAAATGCTTTTTTGCTCTTTTCATTATATATTAAGTGCATTTCATGAACTTAGTACAACTTCCTTGTTTGGATGATTGGGATTTCTTGCTAACTCATTTTGAAAACATCTCTTAAGAGTCCTCCACCATGCTCCTTTATATCTTAGAAACACACTTATTAGAAAGTGCTACactaactctttttttttaaaaaaaaaaatgcttaaaaTACTTTCAAGATGGATAGTCTAAGATTGGCTTTTGTACTAGGAACAATgtactagaaaattttctagtcCTTAGAGTACAATGGAAGGCGAATAAAggaatttgacaaaatttagcTCAAGAAGAAGTTTGCCCTAAACTCTTTTAATAGTAAACTTTTGACCCCTCAtctatttcatatatcaatTTGGCCCTTGAACATTAAAAAGCATCAAATTCAAATATgtttgttcatttattgctaTTGTTAGAGCAAATGGAATTAATGATATTTTTGTCCATATAGAAATCAAATAATCAAGACTTAATAAGAGTAGTAGTAGATCATCATCTTCCTCAAATACCTCTCAAATTAGGACTTCTTGGCTCTTGATTTCCAAAGAAGAAGATGGATCAAGAACGAGACAGTTCCAGGAGAGAACCTAACACCTCTTGTCTACCAATGTGGGTTGAGAAGCATTATAGGGACTTCATGGACAAGTTGGAACCCCAGCCGGAAACCTGCAAAATATCCTTTGCTTGGGGTATGATTGGTGaaaatggttgaatttgaattAGAAATTTGACATTCATGGCAATGTACTCTTTTCTAGGGCCAAGGATGCAAATTTTGGTAGTGGTTGAATGAAGAAATTTGTCATTGTTCAGTTGACACGTGGCTATTTGAATCACACGTGGTTCCATTCTAGTGGTAATATGACGTGGCTAAATGAAGGTCATTAGTCTTTATTGCAGTTAAAGGGAAGTGAAACGTAGTTGTGATGAGTGGTTGAATTTCGGGGATTTGAGGTAAAGCTGGCACCTCATTCGTGTAatgcatagttattaaatccgATCTAGGCATCAGCACAGCGAGGAGATGATTCTACAAGCAGTGGTTTAACTACGGATCAACTAATCAGATCAGTGGGACtataatataatattataataatataatGTCTTTTAAGTTATTAAAAACAATGGAATTTTTGACCTGCTGATTGAACCGgaccaattttttatttttacggGTGCAACTATCGATTAAGGTTTGGTTAAGCAACTTGTTTGCCGAGTCAATTGGTCGAACCACTGAGGTGGccagtttaataactatggtgcGATGTGCAATTTTGTGTCATGTGAAAAGACCAATTATCATTGGAAATTGTCTTGTGCaattttttggccttttttttcTAGCCCTGTTTTGGGTAGTCAGATGAAAATAAGATGGATATGTTTAATTGGTAGTTCAGCCAAGGGATGCAATCAAGTCTAATTGAACTCGAGAAGTACACTCAAAATCAACTTGAGTTAAAAAACTTGGGTTTctgctcgagctcgagcttgtcAAGCTTGATTTTATTTTGCCTTATTCAAGTTCGTGCAAACCGAATCCAATCAAGCTCAATTCGGGCTCAATCAAGCCTAATCAAGTTtaagaaatataaatttatactttatataattttaaataatggATAAAATAGACATTTCGTACtgataaattaaaaaatttttaaaaacatatatatgtgAAACTCGATTAAGAACTCAAACTCAGTCAATCCGAGTTCAAGCGAATTCAAGTTCAAACCTTAATCAATCAAACTCGCAAGCTATTTGATTGAGCTCGACTCATTGCACCCCTAACTTAACCGCAATCCCTCAGTACAACTAGGACGTATAACCTTTTTCAGTTTTTGTCTAATTGCTGATCTCATGTAGACTACACACAACAATTACTTTTATTTCCAACGAAGGAATAGGTTTACAAGAGACAAAATAAAGCAtaatactaatacatttatatctGTAGCATGAGAAAAGCTGCTAAATAGAGACCCGATGCAATAATAATTGAAGTGATGGTAGTCTTGGTAGGCATCTTTCCTTTATCAGTTCTGATAATCATGGCTTCGTAGATTGGCAAGCAATTTAACACGCCAAAACCAGCTATAAACAGCTGAATAAAAACGTCTTCAGTGTTTCCTCCCTTGAGAACTAGCATTGTTCCATAAAGGAAGGCAGCAAAACTTATGATTGCTGCGGTTGCTAATGGCAAGAAAATTGGTGAGGGAACCCCAAATTCAAAGAGCCCTTGATAGTATCTTTTGCTTTGTTCATCATCTACTGCTTTGCTTGTCACATTGAATCCATGTGTAGCAATGCCCAATATTTGCATGAGGTACTCAAGAGTTCCAAAAAGATAACATGTCAGTCCTCTAATGAGCCATATCCTCTGTTCACTCCACCACCTTCTTAGGGTTGCTTGGCTGAATAGGAATTCTAAACAGTCTTGTGCATATGCCCCAAGGAATAGGAAAGCATACAAGAAAAACCATGGACTGGTTACCTGCAGCATATCATGTAATAAAATGTATTTGAGATTATCAGTGATTAATATGTCAGAACTCCTTCAACCTTTCATGTTCTTTGGTCTGTGAACATTTATAAGTACTTTCGCCATGTTCAAAGGACATTTACTCAGTTTGGTTGAAATCTTGATTAGGTACCGTTTAAAACTTGGTTCAACATTTTTATACCAAATTGATTGATGAATACCAAAAGGGTAGATAACAAAACAagctttctcaaaattttcagtAAATCATGGAATGCAGATATTTGGACTGTTGTCATACATACCTTCGGGAAGATATAGATACCATTTAGGAGAGTTAGCTGAGGAAGAAAGGTATATATAGTGATGGAAACTGACCAAAGAGGTAAGAAACCATACTGTATATAATCAAGACTCATCCCCCCCATAGCTTGTATACCAAAGGTTAATGGACTGTATTTGGAGAATGAAAATTGAAGGTGGCCGACTGCCCATCGTTTAACCTGGTTCAGTGCTTCCAGGAGAGAAATCGGTATGTTACCCAAAAATGCTGCCCTTTGGGGTTGGCAGAAGATAGACTTCCATCCTTGACAATGAAGACGGTAACCAGTGTACAGATCTTCCACTAAAGAGCCATATCTGAAGCCCATCTGatattttttccaaattaaacaaattataTCGGTCAAATTCACCTATGAAAAAGTGCATAGCTATGGTGAGTTGGTACAGCGAGGACAATCTACCATTGACTTTTCTTTGAATCCTTAAGGTAGTGATTGTTTGCAAGGAGAATTGTAGGAAAGTGaaggaaagtttttttttcatgCATGTTTGATTAGTGGAGAAGTCAATAATATTCTTGCACTTTCTTGCATATTGTATCTTGCAAAATTTGTaggattttgaaggaaaatgatTAGAcgaaaaaattttaataattacCTCTAACTTCTCATCCCATCTTCCTCCAAAACTTTTCTTGATAACAAAACTTAAACTGGAAAaagattttcatttttctttaccttACCTTTCCGCACTTCACTTTCCCACCCAATATTCCCTCGATTCAAATAAAGCCCAAGTGTTCAATTAAATTCAATGGTCGTATCATTAGAAAGGCGCATACCTGTTCACCCCAATTGGTTTGGAACTCATAATTGCAACCTGCCACAATCTTAGCCAGCTCTAAAATATGCTGAGACCTAAGTGACACCGAAACGCAACTTACAGGGATCCTGTTAAAAAGAAGGgacaaaagaatgaaagaaaattacTGAGACCTGATAGGGTTGCTAACAACATGGTCAGGGCTCAACTGGGGCATTTCTGGCTGCAGCATCGCCGATGGACCACCAAAGAGAGCTCTACGCATGAAAAAGCATCCAGTGCCCATGCAATGAGGGCCTGTGAGTCCATCCATTCCCTTTGTATTGATGTGAAACCCACGTTGCATCTCGGATGAATAGATGTCATTCTTGTTTACGCCATGGAAACATTGAGGAAATTGGACATAGGCCAATTTAGGCCTAATTGAATTATCCATGAAGTAACAGAGCACATTGTATGGTGTCCTGGGGTTGTTTGAGAACATGTCACAGTCTAGGGTAAGAATTATAGGCGCGTTTGTCATAAGAGCTGATACTCGCAGCTAtataggcaaaaaaaaaaaatattaaatggTTAGAGCTTGTAAAATGGTGTGAGTAAATCAAATTCACCAAATTGATGAGAGCAAAATTATCTAAAGTACGAACACGACACCTGGCTACAATGAATAACAACTTCGTCTCATTTTATCGAGgcttttgctttaatttttgttctacattttttttttttttgaaggattGGGAGGATGAGGATGATAAGCATCAAATCCTTGTTAAACTCTTTAGATGTTGTTTATTGgaagtttttaaaatatgtATTATAGCTCCCTTATTAGTAAGAGTATGCAATTTCGAAAAAAATCGATTTACCAACcgatttcaatttcaattcGGAACTTCAAAATCGGCAAATacgaaactagaaaggaaatcAGAATTTTCGTTTTAGAATTGTATGAATTAAGTTCGAATTCAAGATTATGTTTTCCCAAATcaaaaattccgatttcaaattcacaaTTCGAAAACGATAAATTGGATACCTATTTCGAACTCAAATtcgtatatataatata
It contains:
- the LOC113764460 gene encoding cellulose synthase-like protein G3, which produces MEPSTMLKAPFHSIRSMRRTVFNHLFAVVYTIALLFLLYHHAFKLFSSTTFPSFFISISMFISDLLLAFLWFTAQGFRIRPVTREVFPENLEEMIDKKDFPAIDIFICTSDPYKEPPIDIVNTALSVMAYDYPTEKLSIYVSDDGGSELTLFAIMEAAKFGAHWLAFCRENKVLDRSPAEFFRLQETKNSKTEKIKIMYEDMKRRIETVVENGKVAQYITSQQEHEAFSPWTKTFTRRDHPTVIQVLLQSGKDIDVSGHSMPNLIYVTREKSITSPHHYKAGALNTLLRVSALMTNAPIILTLDCDMFSNNPRTPYNVLCYFMDNSIRPKLAYVQFPQCFHGVNKNDIYSSEMQRGFHINTKGMDGLTGPHCMGTGCFFMRRALFGGPSAMLQPEMPQLSPDHVVSNPIRSQHILELAKIVAGCNYEFQTNWGEQMGFRYGSLVEDLYTGYRLHCQGWKSIFCQPQRAAFLGNIPISLLEALNQVKRWAVGHLQFSFSKYSPLTFGIQAMGGMSLDYIQYGFLPLWSVSITIYTFLPQLTLLNGIYIFPKVTSPWFFLYAFLFLGAYAQDCLEFLFSQATLRRWWSEQRIWLIRGLTCYLFGTLEYLMQILGIATHGFNVTSKAVDDEQSKRYYQGLFEFGVPSPIFLPLATAAIISFAAFLYGTMLVLKGGNTEDVFIQLFIAGFGVLNCLPIYEAMIIRTDKGKMPTKTTITSIIIASGLYLAAFLMLQI